Sequence from the Candidatus Cloacimonadota bacterium genome:
GGTGATCGGAGTTTGCGCACCGCCGAGCGTGACGGCCGCCGTGCCGACCGTTGCCGCCGCTGCCGTGAAGCTGCCGCCGAGCACGTTGCTCAGGACGAAATAGCCCGTGTTGGTGCCGGAGGTCACATCGCCTGACGTGAGTATCCAGCGTTCGACAATGGCGGTGACCGCCCCTTGGGTGAGCGTGTCGCCCTCGTTGATGTTGGCCTTCAGATCGGTGAAGTCGATCTTGCTGCCAAGATCGACCTTGACCCATCCGGCCGGGGTGCTCCGGTAGATTTCTCCGGCCGTGCCGGCGGCGTTGTCCCGGAAGCCGAACGCCTGATCCTTGAAGTAGAGCACGCCGCGGATCGGGCCTGACCCGGGGACCGGCTGGATGTCGGCCCGGTAGATGTTGGCCGCGTATGCCTTGATGATCGCGTTGTCCCTGATCGACAGTTGGCTGTGGATCGCCGTCGCCTGCCCGATCGTGCCGCCGCCGATGTCGATCGGACCCGGAACGAACGCGCTGTTGAACGTGGTGGTAGTCTTGGTCAGCGCGACATATTTGCCGAAGGGATCAACGTAGCAAACCGTGCCTTGGATGTTGCCGAAACTGCCCGCCGAACCGATTGGCGGGATGGGTTCGCCCGGGTTCATCGTCACGTCGATGGCAACGAAGCTGGCCCGACTCGGCGCCGGCCGACCGTCGAGGCGCTCGTAGCCCGGGATGCGGTAGTAGCCGCCCTGCGAACGGCAGGCGAAATTGACGCAATCCCGCAAGGCTCCCGGCGCCAGATTGTAGGCTGACGTGATCTGGTCGAAGCCACCCTGAAGCGGGGTGACTTCGTACTGTACTGGCGGAAGCCCTTGGACGTTCAGCATAACGGTGCGCCACCGACGATCTGCGGGGATTGGTCGAGGGTCATGCGCAGCACGATCTCGTTGTAGGCGTCGTTTGCACGCATGACCACTTCGGGAGCGGACTCGAACATGCCGTAGTGACGCAGCGCGCGCCACACGATCACCATCTGCCAGCGTAACGGGATGACCGGGACATCGGTGTCGTTCAGCAGGTCCGGCGGGGCGGCGATGTACTGCATGGTCAGCCAGTAGGGAACAGCGGGCACGGGGCCGATTTCCAGATTGGTATCCTGATTGACGCTGCAATTCAGCGGCCGGGATGCGGTTGTGCGCCGGGTGCTGAAGCGCCAGTAATCCCGGAAGGCGGGCCAGCGCATGTTGATCAGGAAGGTCTCGTCGCTGCGGTCCTCGTTGATCGAGACCCGCATACTATCCACGTCCCACTGGACAAGATCGTCGAGCGCCAGATCGGCGGCGCTGTAGGTGCCTTGGTTCGGCGTCAGTTGGACATGGACTTCCTTGCGGATGAAACCGAAAGTGAATTGGTCGCTGTTCAGGATTTCACGGTAGGCGGATTTCGACCACTCAACCACCCTTAACGCCTCGCCAGTCTGGTTCTGCGTCGAGGTAATCTCACCAGAAATACCGCCCTCCCGCACGACGGCTTGACAAATTTGCAAGAAATTCATCTAGGTGCAATCTCCATTGTTGGATGGCCGGCGCGAAGCTGTTGATAAAGCGCCTTGTATGTTACACCGCGATTCAAAGCCAAGGCTTTTATATCGAGATGCTCATTGACTATAAAACCATTTGGCAGGACTTCGACAACCACTCGCGCGCTACCTTTTGTTCTGCCACTTCTTTCCTTGTTCATTTTAGTCATGTGCTCACGCACCGCGGTCTTGTCGCGAGTTTCCCAACGCTTTCTTGCTCTCGAACTTTCTTTTGCTTTGAACTCGGGTGTTGAAGCGGTGATCTTACGACTGGCCACCCTCTTTGCTATTACCTCTGGTGACTTGAGTTTTTCGAGAGCCACCTTAAAACACGGATCGCCTGCTGCGTGGCGGGTGAGAAAAGCGGCTCTCCGTTTCGCAAGAATCTCCGGTGAATTGCAATGGACGCTGTGCGCCTCACGCAACCAACTGTACAAACGATTCGTCACACGCTTACCGTGCGGATCACGACACATTGCCATGACGGCAAAGATCAGATTCCCAACCCCCGGATACATCTTGACCAGAAGTTGATGAGCAACAAAATGCTCGCGTGCCGTAAGGCGAACCAAGTTCTCACGGTCATCTGTGCCACCCATGCAACGCGGGAGAACGTGGTGCTTCTCGCTGTAACCAGAGACCTCCCGATTACGAGCGTGATTGATCAAACGGGAGTAGTGCTCTGAGTAATTCATGCGCGCTATTGTACCTGAATGAAAACCGGCCGCACAAGGCGGCCGGGAAAGCAAGGGAAACAGGAGGAAGCCCCTGCTTTATTAGGTTGAGGATTGCAGCAGGCTGCGGAGCCAGTCGGCACCCTTCTTGCCTGCCGGGTCGTGGATGACGCTGAAGGGATACTTCAGTGACGAACTGCGTTCGATGCGCATGGCGCGGGCACCGTCGGGCTGGGTGTATTCGACCGTCTTGATCGCGTGCTCCTTGCACGAGGCAAGGATGGCGACAAACTTGCGGCGAACCTTCTGCGGCTGGCCGCGCAGGAAGTATTGGGTGACCCCGTTGCAAGCGGTGAAGACCGGATTCTCGGCCTTTTCATCGGTGCTTTCATGCACCATCACTTCGACCATCTGCTCGTTGAACCTCAGTTCTTCGAGATATTGCTTGTCGCCGGCACCGGTGGAGGGCGCAGGCATGACATCAATTTCGACGGCCGGGGCGCCCTTGAGGAACTCTTCCTCGAAGTCGCTGCTTTTCGGTTGCTGGATTTCGACTTCACTCGCGTCGAAGGTTTTCTTGGTGACCATCAGGTGCTCCTGTTGAAAAGTCGGTGAGACGATAGCCTACATCAATTGGTTGTCAAGATGCAACCTTCTTCAGCTTCTGTTCAATGAGGCGTTCGAGAATGAATAGCAGTCGGGCGGCCATGTGACCACCGATGCCGGCGCCGGCGGCACACAGGCTGGGAGGTTGTCCGAATCCGTCGAGCGTCATAAAAACACCGATACCGACGAATCCGGAAGTGACCATCTCACCGATTAACTCCAAGAGGTTGAAGGCTCTCGTGTGAGAAACCTTCACCTTGGCGTACCAATTGACAAAGCCACCACCCATAGCCATAGCCAAGGCGAGCGCCCATGTGGCAAGGTGCCATGATGTTGGGTCTTTTTCTGGCATTATTTCTTGAACAGCCCGGTCGAGTTTGCCAGAGAGACCACGGCACCGATAGCGGATTGAAGAGCGGGCCACAGCTTCTCGAACGACAACGTGGCGTCGGCCACCGTGTTGTAGGCAGCCTCGATAATTGAGCGGAGAGCCGCCAGTTTGGCTGCACCTTGGCCGGCGACGGGGAATGCGCCTTCCAACACCTTTACGGCTTCGACGACGGCCGGGAGAAGGGCCAACACGGCGCGGATGATGATGAGATACTGCATTAGGTTTCTCCTAAAATCGGCAACTAGCCGAGACTCCGGTTGTGAAATAGGTCTGGTTCGATAGGTTTTGGATCGACAGGCTGGGGAGCACTTGCTCTTTCAACAGGGATGGGTAAGTCGGCAGAGGTTGGTTCAGCAACAGGCTTTCCCCTTCCTGTGTCAGTCCCAACAGGGGGAAGACCGCGCATACCAATTTTTGTTGTTGAGACAACTGTTGCGGTGCCATTGAGCATCCCGACAAGGACAGCGATACCGCCAGCAACAGTGAGCGCATCTTGCGTGGTGACTTGTGGGAAGTATCCGAAGGCGTTGGCGATTGCAAGCAGTGCGCCGAGCAATATTGCGAGCTTTGAGCCGACGAGTTGGGTGTTTTTCCAAGTGGCAGCATTTGCCAACTCCTTACCAGCGCTGAAAGCCTGAAAGAAATCCTTGATCAACATTGACCGCACCTCCTATCTTCCACTTCATGTTCGTTCAACCAGGGGCCGAGAGTTGTGACCCAGCCGTAAATCGCGACAGAGAAGATCACGACGAAGATTACAGCAACCAGCCAGCGCACCTCACACCCTCCACTTTGCAACCGCTTGAGCCAGACTCAGACCTTCGCGAAACTGGCAATGGGCTGTCTCCCGAAGACTTCCTGTCCAGCGCCCGGCCCATTCAAGATCGAGCGATTCCGCAATCTTACCACAGGTTTCATAGAGACCCTTGTCACTCCACGCAGCTTTTCCGCCAACAAGGGGTACGAAGTCAAACGCCGCCCGGAAATTGTGCCAACTCTGGCCGCCGCGGGCATTGGTCACGATGTCGCCCATCGGCTTCGACCGACGTGGATTTGGGCCAGTCGTCGTGCGCCCCTGCGCGTAAAGAACCTCCTGCTCCTTCTCGGAGCGATAGGTGCAATAGATCAGAACCTCGATGCCGAACGTCGCACACTTGGCGACGAACATCTCCGCGCGCTTGCGGGTTTCCGGGTTCAGGTCAAGCAGGCTTCTGGACGCCATGCGTATCTCTCAGGTCAAGATCAGGTCGGAAATTCAGCAATGGTGCCGAACTTCGACATCTGGTAATGGATGTCGAACTCGAAGAAGCGGGCGTTTGTCGCATAGGTGTCGGCGACTGCCGCCGGATTGCGCCGAACCTGCCAGGCAATAATCGTTGATTCCTTTTTGCCGGTCATCGTGAGTTCG
This genomic interval carries:
- a CDS encoding M15 family metallopeptidase; the encoded protein is MASRSLLDLNPETRKRAEMFVAKCATFGIEVLIYCTYRSEKEQEVLYAQGRTTTGPNPRRSKPMGDIVTNARGGQSWHNFRAAFDFVPLVGGKAAWSDKGLYETCGKIAESLDLEWAGRWTGSLRETAHCQFREGLSLAQAVAKWRV
- a CDS encoding HNH endonuclease, which produces MNYSEHYSRLINHARNREVSGYSEKHHVLPRCMGGTDDRENLVRLTAREHFVAHQLLVKMYPGVGNLIFAVMAMCRDPHGKRVTNRLYSWLREAHSVHCNSPEILAKRRAAFLTRHAAGDPCFKVALEKLKSPEVIAKRVASRKITASTPEFKAKESSRARKRWETRDKTAVREHMTKMNKERSGRTKGSARVVVEVLPNGFIVNEHLDIKALALNRGVTYKALYQQLRAGHPTMEIAPR